The Bacteroidota bacterium genome contains a region encoding:
- a CDS encoding DUF3108 domain-containing protein, translating to MFPLIVCLLPLLGFSQRSDCSFVNDVFKADEKISYEIYYNWGVIWVGAGEANFTTQLIYQNKKPYYKFEGIGYTYPKYDWFYKVRDRFETMADTSNLKPLRFIRDTKEGGTLNYSDNIFNFNRGKAYSFTRLKNKTTKADSVAITACSFDVLSMIYYARNIDFDSYKPKSKIPISLYLDNAVYPLYIEYLGKEKLKTELGEFNCIKFHPMLVEGTIFKAGDDMTVWVTDDKNKIPVYVETPIIVGTIKAKLKSYSGLRNPMTSKITK from the coding sequence TTGTTCCCCTTAATTGTTTGTTTGCTGCCTCTGTTAGGCTTTTCGCAGCGCAGCGATTGCTCCTTTGTGAACGATGTTTTTAAAGCAGATGAAAAAATCAGCTACGAAATTTATTATAACTGGGGAGTAATTTGGGTAGGAGCAGGGGAGGCAAATTTTACTACTCAACTCATCTATCAAAATAAAAAACCATATTATAAATTTGAAGGTATAGGATATACCTATCCAAAATACGATTGGTTTTATAAAGTGAGAGATCGTTTTGAAACAATGGCCGACACAAGCAATTTAAAACCTTTGCGCTTTATTAGAGATACGAAAGAAGGTGGAACACTAAATTACAGCGACAACATTTTTAATTTTAATAGAGGGAAGGCATATAGTTTTACACGCTTAAAAAATAAGACCACTAAAGCCGATTCGGTTGCTATTACAGCTTGTAGTTTTGATGTGCTCAGTATGATTTATTATGCACGGAACATTGATTTTGATAGCTACAAACCCAAGAGCAAAATTCCTATTTCACTTTATTTAGATAATGCGGTGTATCCGCTGTATATCGAATATTTGGGAAAGGAAAAATTAAAAACTGAACTGGGCGAATTCAATTGCATTAAGTTTCATCCCATGCTTGTGGAGGGAACAATATTTAAAGCAGGCGATGATATGACGGTGTGGGTTACCGATGATAAAAATAAAATTCCTGTTTATGTGGAAACACCTATAATTGTTGGTACCATAAAAGCAAAATTAAAATCCTATTCGGGATTACGAAATCCCATGACCTCAAAAATTACAAAATGA